ACCTGCCCCTCGCTGATGATCCGTGCCGGTGGCTGAGCGCTGACTTCGACGCGGTGCAGGCGCGGGTCGGCGGCTAGCAGCTGCTGCAGGCGCGCTGGTTCCGCCCCCGGCATCACCACCACGCGCTCGAAGCCACCGCGCAGCGCTCCGAGAACGGTCCGTTGAATCAACGGCAGCCCGGCGATGGGGCGAAAGCTCGAGGCCGTGAGCGGCAAGATCAACGCCGTATTCACAGATGTCGTTGCCTCAGTTGGCCGTTGCCGGTAGCGGCTGCGTGCGGGCATCGTCGGCGTGCGAGGCGTAGGCCAGCGACAACAGCTGCACGCACTGCTCGGCTTCGGCGAGGTTTTCGCCGCGGACGGCGGGATCCGTGATCTCGCGGTGGAAGGCATCGATCACCGCGGCAAACCACTCGGGATGGTGCGAACCGGCGGATAGCGACTGCGCGCAGGTGAACGATTCCTGGCGGCCGCGACGGTGCAGGCTGACGCGATCGTCGGTGACCTCGATGCGTCCATCGCGCCCCTGCAACTGCCAGCGCGTGCGCCGTTCACGACCGGCCCAGGTCAGCTCCAGCCGTCCGGTCAGCGACGGAAACTCGATGGTGCAGAGCGCGCTGTCCTCGACATCGGCGGTGAGGTAGCGCCGCCGCGCCAATTGCGCGCGGATTGCCCGCGGCCGCTCGTTGGCGAGGCCCAGCATCAAGTAGAAGGCGTGCCAGCCGTGATCGACGAGAATGCCGCCGCCGGCCACGGCCCCGTGGGTACGCCAGTTGCTCCCGACCGTGCGGGCGCAGCCGTCGCGCGTGGTCTCGAAGGTGATGGTGGCCAGCGGCCCGATGGCGCCGGTGTCGAGCAGCGCGCGCACACGCCGAAAGGGCTCGGAGTACTTCCAGTTATGCACGGTAAAGAGCGTGACGCCGGCGCGCTCCACGGCCGCATGTTGGCGCCGGTAATCGGCGGCCGAGACCGCCAGCGGTTTCTCGCACAAGATGTGCAAGCCGGCGTTCGCGGCCGCCACGATCAAGTCGGTGTGCAGCGCCGGCGGGGCGGCAATGTCTACGAAATCAAGCGTCGGATCACGCAGTATCTGCTGCACCTCGGCGCCGACCAGGGCAGCGGGCAAGAGCTTGCGCGCCTGCTGCCGGCGCTGCGCCGCGGGCTCCGCCACCGCCACGATCTGCATCTGGCCGCGGGCCGCGCGCGCCTGCCACGCCGGCAAGTGACCGCACTCGGCGACGTTGCCGAAGCCGACGATGGCGCCGCGTAAGGCCGTGCTCATTGCCGGTAGCGTCCGCTGCGGGCGACCTCGGCGAACACCTCGTCGAGAATCGCCACGCCGTCGCGGGCTTCGGTTTCACTCAGGATCAACGGCGGGTTGATGCGAACGCGCGAGAAGTAGCCCATCAGCAGCAGGCCGCGCCGCAACGCTCCCAGGAAGATTTCCTCCGACACCGCGCGTGACAACGGCTCCTTGGTGGTGCGGTTTTTCACCAGATCCATGCCGATAAGCAGGCCGGCGCCGCGCACGTCGCCGATGAATTCGTACTTCTCTTGCAGGCCGCGCAGCTCGTCGAGCAAGACCGCGCCGACGCGGGCGGCGTTGTCGATCAGCTGCTCCTCGAGGATCGTCTCGACGGTGCTCAGGGCGGCGGCCGCGGCCAGCGGGTTGCCGCCGTAACTCGACGAGGACGAACTGGGCTTGGCGAACGGCTGCGCCGCGGTGATCTCATCGCTGGAGATCAACCCCGTAACCGGGAAGCCGTTACCGAACCCCTTGCCGATGGTCATGACGTCGGGCTCGATGCCGCTGTGCTGGCAGCCGAAGACGGCGCCGGTGCGCCCGAAGCCGGTAATCATCTCATCGCAAATCAGCAGCGCCTCGTGTTCGCGGGCGATCTCTTGCACGCCGGTCAGGAATTCCGGCGGCGGCACCACGTTGCCGGCCGTGCCCTGGATCGGCTCGACGATAATGGCCGCGATCATGCCGGCCGTGGTGGTCTTGAGACTCTGGCGCATGAAGTCGAGGCAGAACAGGCCGCAGTCGGGATAGCCGAGCTTGAACGGGCAGCGATAGCAGTCGGCGTAGGGCACTTGGTGCGTGCCGCCCGGCAGCGGCCCCCACTTTTGTTTCCACTCGTCACCGATGAGGCCGATCACGCCGCCGGTCTTGCCATGAAAGCCGCCCCAGAAGCCGACCACTTCATGCTTCTTGGTGTAAGCTTTGGCCAACCGGATCGCGGCTTCAACGGCCTCGGCACCGCCGCTGTAAAGCTGCGTGCGCTTGAGCGCGCCCGGCGCCAACTCGGCGAGCAACTTCATCAGTCGCAGCCGCGGCTCGCTGGTGAAGCTGCCGACCGCAAGCCGCTTGAGCTGGCGGGTGAGTGCGGCCACGAAACGCGGATGCGAGTGTCCCAAGCTGGCGACCGCGACGCCGGCGAAGAAGTCGAGGTACTCGTTGCCGTCGACGTCGATCAGGGTACAGCCGCGTCCCTCGGCCACGGTCAGTTCGGAGAGCTGCGCGATCCGCTGCAAGCCGGGGGCGAGGAATTCTTGCTCGCTCGCGTACAAGGCGCGCGACTTTTGCCCTGGCATTGCACCGGCGACCGGCGCGGGTTGTGAGGCGGCTTTCACCAATCGCTCGATTCACGCTGCGCTTGCAAATGGGCGGCGATCACATCGGCCGCCACAGCGCGGCAAGGAGCGTAGCTAGGCCAATCGTTCAAGTCAATCAACTGAAAACCGCCACCCGCGCAGGCGACGCAATCGCCGCCGTAAACCTCGACTCCGAGCGCGCCGGCGGCAGCGGCCGCCAGTGCCCGCAGCTCAAGCAGTTGTGCGGCGGTCAGTTGCAGCGGGGTTGCGAGCGCCGGGTAGTACGCCAGCCAGCCGTCAGCCACGGCATAGAACTTGATCACCGGGCCGGCAACGTGGCGCTGCAAGACGGCGCGGGCGATGCCGCGCTGGCGCAGCTGTGCCACGGCCGCTGCGGCCGCCGCCGCGCCGCGCACCAACACGACATCGCCGGACTCGGTGGCGTGCACGTCGCCGCGCTTCAGCCAGCCGCCATCGCCGTCGAGCCACGAGGGCCATTGCAGGCCCGCTGCACTAGTACCCAGCTCGATGGTCTCAGGGGCGGCGATGCCAGCCTGACGGAAATGCTCGACCATGCGATGGCGGTGGCAGTTGAGCACCGCCGCTACCGAGTTGATCACCCGCACCCCGGCGCACTCCCACTGGCGCAGCGTGGCCAGGGCGCGCTCTCCCTGCGCCATCGTGAACACGGTGGTGTCGCGCGCCGGCGCGGTCAACTCGTCATCGGCACTGACCACCTGCACCGCGTGTCCGCCCCGCTGCAAGGCGGCCGCCACCGCCTCCAAGATCAGGCGGTCGGCATTGACCTTGCCGGGCGAGAAGACGCGCTCGCGCGCGATGCCAAGGAAACCGCTCATGCGGTGTAGCCGCTGCGGATGAAGGCCTCGGCCGTGACGATGTCTTCGGCGCGATCCACGTCGACGCACTTGGGCACGGGCTGGCCGTAGAGGCGATAGCCCCGCGCAATCAGGTGCCCCAGGAATTGGCGCAGCGCGCTCAAGCCGGCAGCGCGGGCGGCCTCGATCTCGGCGAAGATGGCCGGCCGAAGCGTATAGAAACCGGCCGTGATCAGCGGGCTATCCGCGGCGGCCGCGCCGATGGCGGTGATCCGGCCGTTGTTGTCGCAACGCACCCGCAGGGGCTTTTCGTCGTCGACGAAATCGTTCAGCGCGAGCACGCCGTCGGCATCAGCTCGCTCGGCAGCAGCGCGCGCGAAGGCGCCCACCGCCGCCGGCGCGATGATGGCATCCACGGTGAGGAGGAGGAACGACTCGCCATCCAGATGCGGCGCCAGCGCGAACAGGCTTTCCATCGAACTCGGCGTGCTGCGATGCACGAAGGTGAACGAGAGATCCGGTGCCTGCGCGTGGCAGTAGGCCGCCACCGCCGCCGAGTCCTCGTTGATGATGCAAGCGACCTCAGCGATCCCGGCGGCACGGATGCCGTTGAGGGTGTGCGCAATCAACGGCAGGCCCCCCACCCGCACCAGCGGCTTCGGGCCGTGCACGCCCGCGCGCGCCAGGCGCTCGCCCTGGCCGGCGGCGATGATGCCGGCCTTCATGCCCCCAGCACCTGCTCGAGCTCGCCGAGAGTGTCCAGGCACAAGTCGGCGGGGAGCTGCTCGGGCACGGCTTGCGAGCCGCGTAGCCACGCGGTCCGCATCCCGGCGGCGCGCGCCGGTAAGATGTCCTGTTGCAGCGAGTCCCCGACGTAGAGCGCGGCGGCGGCGCTGAGGCCGAGCTGATCGAGGGCGAGCGTGAAGATGCGCGGATCGGGCTTGCTGACGCCGGCCACGGTCGAATCGATCATCACGGCGAGCAGCGGGACGATGCCGGCCTCGGCCAGCAAGCGGGCGACGTTGCCGTAGAAATTCGACACCACCCCGAGGGTGAAGCGGCGCTGCCAGCGCGCCAGCAACCCGCGGCTATGCGCCAGCGCCGCGGCCGTCTGCGCCACAAACCGCTCGATGATGGCCTCAGCCGCGCCCGCGTTCCCGAGCTGCAAGTACGCAAACTGGCAGTGTACGTGAAACTCCACCGTAGCCCGCAGGTCGAAACTCGGGGCCTCGGGGCAGTGGTAGGCTTGGCGCGTAGCGAAACCGACAGCCTCGTGCAGGCGTTCGGGCGCCACCGTCAACCCGGCCGCGTGATAGGCCGCCGCGAAACGTTCCACCCACGGCACGCCCGGCCCGTCGAGCGTACCGCCGAAGTCGAAGAGAATCGCGCGCAAGCCGTTTAACCGCTCGGTCACCGGTCCTCTAAATCAACTCGACCGCAGCGGCGCAAGACGGCTGCGGGCCGTGGTGATGGCGAGGTCCCCGCAATTGGGTGCGCGACAAATTTGTGGGTAACGTGGTCGGCGGTGGTAGATGCAGGGCGAAATCCGGAGGCAACTCATGCGAACGCGGGTGATCGTGCCGCGGTCGTTTCGGATCGGCGCCGTGCCGCTGCCACGCGGGCCTCCGCTCGCCTGCGGCCAGCGACCCACCTTCGTGGCGATTAACCCAGGCAGATGAAGGGAGTCACCATCTCCTTGACGACCGTGTTGTCCGTATCCGTTCGTCCGGATCGTTTCACAACTTACGAGGCGAGGGTGCATCGGTTGGCCGAGAAGGCGCTGGCGCAGAAGGAGCCGTTCGAATGGGCGGCGCACCAGGTGATGGCGGGCGCGCTCGGCACGATCCACTTCGTCTCCGAACGCCGCGATTGGGCGACCCTGAGCGCGCGCGAGCCGGTCGAGGTCTTGATCCGCAAGATCATGGGCGACACCGAGGGCGCGCAGTTGTTCGATCAGCTCTCGGAGTGCGTGCTCTCGGAACGTTACACCATCGGACAAGAGCGTACCGACCTGAGCTTCCCACCCGCATCGCCAGCCGCGGTCAAACCGTTCGGAACCGTCACCATCGTGCGAGCACGCCCGGGCGGCCAAGATGCGGTCGAGGAGCTGATCCGCAAGGTGGCGCAAGCGATTCCGCTGGTCAAAGACCAGCGCCGATTCCTGGCCTACCAGACCGTGATGGGCAATCTGCGGACCTACTGGGCGGTAGTACCTCTCGGTGATGTGGCGGAACTCGATGCCATGCTGTCGCCGCCTGAACTGCTCACCCGAGCCTTCGGCGCCGAGGGGGCGCTGATTTACCGCAACGGTATCGATGCCGCCGAGAGCATGGAACGGCAGCTCACGATCCTGCGCCCCGAGCTGTCGAATGGCGTCTGGGTACCGGCCATCCAGACCCGCATGGCGGCAGTGCGGCGCGGTGCGGCAACCGTCTCGACCCACTGAGGCCGCCATGAGCCCCGACGAGGGCGGCACCTGCCGCCCGCCCACTGCGCCCCGCGCCCGTGCCCCGCCACGCTGTGAGCCGGTTGCCCCCGGCTGGCAGCGCCGCCAATCCTCTAGTACACACGCGCCATGTCACAGTTGCCACTCGCAGGGCTCCGCATCCTTGCATTCACCCAGCTCGGAGCGGGGCCGTACGCCATGACCGTGCTCGCCGATCTGGGGGCGGAGATCATCAAGGTCGAAGACCCCACCAGCGGCGGAGACGAAGCCCGCACCGTTCCGCCGCATGCCGAAGGCGGGGACGGCTTGTACTTTCAATCACTCAACCGTAACGCACGGTCGCTGACGCTCAACCTGCGTACAGCCGCGGGCCGCGCCCTGCTTCATCGCCTGGTGCAAGTTTGCGACGCGGTCTACTCCAACCCGCGCGGCGACCTGCCCGCCAAGCTCGGCCTCGATTACGATAGCCTCAAGCAGGTGAACCCGAAGATCGTATGCTGCGCCCTGTCGGGGTTCGGGAAAACCGGGCCGATGCGGGCCGATCCGGGCTACGACTATCTGCTGCAAGCCATGGCCGGTTTCATGAGCCTGACCGGTGACCCCGGCACGGCGCCGGCTAAATGCGCGGTCTCGATCGTCGACTTTTCCGGCGGCTTGATGTCGGCCGTCGGGATGTTGATCGGCTTGCTGCGCGCACGCGCGACCGGCATCGGCTGCGACGTCGATGTCAGCTTGCTCGACACCGCGGTGTCGCTGCTCAATTACCTGGCGGTGTGGGTGCTCAACACCGACCTTCGCCTCGAGCGCCTGCCCGACTCGGCGCATCAGACGATGGTACCGTCGCAGAGTTTCGCCACCCGCGACGGCTACCTCGTGATCATGTGCATGAAGGAGAAATTCTGGACGCGCTTGGCCGAGCGCCTCGGACTCGGCCATCTGCTCGACGATCCGCGCTTTCGCACTTTCGCCGATCGTCTGGCGCATCGCGGCGAGTTGGTTGCCATCCTCAAGGACGTGATGCGCGGGAAGACCAACGCCGAGTGGCTCGCCCTGCTGCGCGGGCACGTGCCCTGTGCCGCCGTGGCGACGATCGAGGAGGCGCTGCAAAACGAACAGGTGCTGGCGCGCGAGATGGTCGTCGCCTACGAGCATCCCCGCTTCGGCAACATTCGCGAGGTCGGCTGCCCGATCAAGATCGACGATATCAGGCCGCGTTACGGGCCGGCTTCGCCACTGGGTGCCGATACGGAGGACCTGCTGGAATCGCTGCTCGGCCTCTCGACCGGTGAAATCAGTGCCCTGCGGGCCGCCGGTGCGATCTAAGCCCGGCGGGCGAGCCCGCTGGCTGCGTTACCCGTGTGCCGCCAAGCGTGTCGCGATTTGTCATTCCTGCCCCACGCTCGTGACAATCAACCTGCATTGCCGCCTGCGTATTCTGGTATGCACGTTGCTGTGAGAAGTGGTCTGGCAGGCGGATGTAGCTGTGCAGAGCGCGAAGAAGCTAGCCGTGGAAACACGCTCCGTGCAATGTCCCTCCTGCGGCGCGGACAACCCCGGGGACGCAGCCTATTGTGGGCATTGCGGCACCAACCTGTTGGTGCCACCAACTTGCCCCGGTTGCGGCCGGTCAAATGCCGCAGGGGTGAGGTTTTGTCACGGTTGCGGCGGCCAATTGGGCGCAGCGCAGAAAGACCGCGCGGGGGCTGCGGCGGAAGACGATGCCCCCGATTTGGCCCAACGGGTGGCAGTGGTCGAGAACGAATTGGTCGAGCTGGCGCGCGAGGTGGCGGAGCTCGGCACGCTGCGCGAGCAGTTGCAACGCGCGCTGGACGGGGTGCGCCGGCGCGCGGCAGCGCAAAGTGCGGAGGCACCGCCCGCCGGCGCCGATCAAGCGCAGGCGTCGGCCGGACCCGAACGACAGCGCGATCCGGCAAAGCTGCCCCATGCAACGGTTGCGGCCACCCCCCCGGCCGCATTGGCGACGGCGGCTACGCCTGCGGGCGAGCCGCCGCGCGCCAACCGCGTGGCCGAAACCATCAACATAGTTCATTGCGATGACCAGCAACCCTTCCAAGAAGCGCTGCGGGCCGCGGTCGAGAAGTTCGGACATGCCAGCTATCGCCGTCTCGAAGAGCTAGACGGCGGCGGTCCACCGACCGGCAAGCGGCTGCTGGCGGTGAACCTGTTGAGCGGCGGCGATCCGCTGCGGGTTGTGAGCGAGGCAGCGGTGTTGGGGGTCGAGAATCCCAGCGCGTTCACTTACTGTGCCGACGGCGGCCGCGGGCTGGTGCTGGGTATGGTGGAGTATTTCGCGCCACCGTTCGAGGCGGATGCCTGTGTGACGCGCCTGCTGGAGCGGCCGGCACCGGCGCAGCGCCTACTCGTGGTCAGCGATGCCGTCGATGTCACCACCGAGCTACGCAGCATCCTGACCCGCCTGGGCTGCGCCACCTCGGTGGCCTTCGACGTCCGCCAAGCGCTCGATCTGCTGCCGATGGTACGGCCGGACGTGATTCTGCTGGACCTCAACCTGCCCAAGGGCGAGGCGCTCCGTGTCGCCAGCCGCGTGCGCGCCGACACCGCCTACACCAACGTCAGCTTCGCCCTGATGTGGCACAAGGCGATCGAGGCGGCGACGTTCCGCCAGCACGCCGGCCGCACGACTCGCGATTCAGCGCTGTCGGCAGAGGACTTGCGCCGTGCGATGGCGCGCGAGCTTAGCCCCGGCGGCTCGGCTTTTGTCCCACGGCGGTAGCCGACCAGGCTCGCTCCCCGGCGCTTGCCCTGGTGCGCCATTCCGCCTACATTCGGGGCCATGAAGTGGCATGCACCTCTGGCCGTTGCTCTGATCGCGGCCACCGCCTTGATGGGCTGCGGGGCGAAGAAGCGGCTCTCCGCCGACGAGTATTTTTCCAAAGCGACCAAGGACTTCGAAGACGGCTCTTATCAGCTCGCCATCGAGCAGTACCGCGAGATGCTCGATCAATACCCGTTCACCGAGCATGGCGAAGAGGCGGAGCTCAAGATCGCCCACGGGCACTATCTCGGCGGTAACCTCGCCGAGGCGCTCGCCGCATTCACCGACTTTCAGCGCCGCCACCCGACCAGCCCCCAGCTCGCCTTCGTCGGTTACGTGCTGGGCCAGTGTTACAAGCAGCAAATGGGCACCATTGATCGCGATCAGACCGCATCACAAAACGCGCACAACTACTTCGCCACCGTGGCGCAGCAGTACCCGAGTAGCCCTTTCGCTCAGCTGGCGCGCGAGCAGCTCGCCGATTGCCGCGCTCGTTTGGCGGGGCATGAGCTGTACATCGCCGATTTCTACGCCCAGCGCGACAACCGCAGGGCGGCGGAGATGCGGCTGCTCGCTCTGGTCAGCCGCTACAACGACACCGACATCAGCGCTGACGCGCTGTCGCAACTGGCGCGCATCTACCGCAAGCAAAACGATTCCGAGCGCGCGCTGCTTGCCGATGCAGCGCTGGCGCAGCGTTTTCCACACTCGAAGCCGGCTTCCGGCGCGCGCCGGCGCATTGCGCGCTCGGGCAAGCAAGAGGTGCTCAATGGCGACGACCCCATGCCTCGCCTGCTGGCCGGTCTGCCGCGAACCACCGCCGATCCGTTAGCCGCGCCGGTCCTGGTGCCGGGCATCGAGCCGCCGCGCGAGCGCCCCGTCCCCTCCGCTGTACCGGCGCTCGCCCCGCCCGCCCCGCTGGCCGGCTCGCCTTACTGACTGCCGCCTCTGATTCCACCCTCTGCTTGAGCGCCGACGTCCGGCATGTTGCCGGCAAGCACCTCGTATCCCAAAGGGGAACTCCCGCCAATTGTGATTCCAAGGACTCGACTGCCCTCTCAGGGCAACATGAGGCCGTTCGCGGCGCCAGTTGTGACAATTGCCACTAGTGGCGCCGGCGCACTGCCCGTGACGTGGGCGGGGCGCTCAGGGGATCGTCAGGCCAGGCGTGTTTGGGATAACGCCCTCGTAGCTGCTTGCGGACTTCGGGATAGGTGGTGCGCCAGAAGCTGGCGAGGTCGTCGGTAATCTGCACCGGGCGCTGGTTCGGTGCCAGCAGCTCGATCACCAACGGCACCCGGCCGCCGGCCAGCCGGGGCGTGCTCGTGAGACCGAACAGTTCTTGAATGCGCGCGGCCACCGCCGGCGGCTTGGTGGCGTCGTAATGCACCGCGGCGCAGCGGCCGGCCGGCAGGCGATACTCGGCCGGCGCCTCGCGTTCGAGCGCCGCACGCTGCTGGTGGGAGAGCAGCGCGCGCAAGGCCCCGAGCAAGTCGGCGCTGCGCACTTCGCTGAAGCTGCACCGGCCGAGGCAAAGCGCGGCGACAGCCTCAGCCAGCAGCGCACCGGTGTCTGCCGGCCAGCCCAATTCCGGCAGCCATCGCCGCAAGAAGTCGATGCGCGCCAACAGCTGCCACACGGCGGCGCTGGGGACAGCCGCTCGTGCTGGATCGCCGCGGGCCACGGATGCAAGCACAACACCGGCGCGCGAGCGGTCAACATCGAAGCGCAACTGCTCGTCGAGCACGAGGTCGTGATAACACTGGCGCACGCGCTCGATGACCCGCTCGCGCTCCGGGTCGAACACCAACTCGCTGGTTCGGGTGAAGGATTGTGGAAACATCTCCTCCAGCCAGGCGCGCTCGATCGCGCCGGCGATGCGCACGCGGGCCTCGGAGAGCCGGCGCTGCGCCCCGGCTTCGACCTCGACGGCGACGAACAGCTCGGCCTCGCGCACCACGCTGCTATCCGCGAGCACCACGCCGGTGCCGCCGGTCATCACCCCGCGGGGCGAGCCCGGCGCGCGCCGCCGCACGACCCGATCGGGAAAGCCGGCCAAGGTGCAGCGCATCAATGCCTCGGCGGTGGTTCGCGTCGTCATGCCGGCAACATCAGGCGCGCGCGAGGTGCCGCTCAGCTGCCGCCGCGCGCGCTCGACGGCGCGCAGGCTGCGCGCCTCGAGGCCACGCGCGCGGCACGCGTTCGCCTCGAAGCCGGCCTTGGCGGCGTGTGCAAATAGCTCCATACGTTCGAGCAAGTCCGACTGGCCCGAGGTGGCAGCACGGGAGGCGCCGGCGCCGAAGGCGCGCTGTTCCAGGCAGATGTCGCGCTCCGAGGCCAGCGCCGCCAGTAGCGCGCCGGCCTCGCGGCAGCCGCGCTGCTCGGCTTCTACCAACATACGCCCCAGGCGCGGCGGCACCGACAGCGCTAACACACGGCGGCCGATGTCTGTCAACTTCCCGCTGGC
Above is a genomic segment from Deltaproteobacteria bacterium containing:
- a CDS encoding zinc ribbon domain-containing protein; protein product: METRSVQCPSCGADNPGDAAYCGHCGTNLLVPPTCPGCGRSNAAGVRFCHGCGGQLGAAQKDRAGAAAEDDAPDLAQRVAVVENELVELAREVAELGTLREQLQRALDGVRRRAAAQSAEAPPAGADQAQASAGPERQRDPAKLPHATVAATPPAALATAATPAGEPPRANRVAETINIVHCDDQQPFQEALRAAVEKFGHASYRRLEELDGGGPPTGKRLLAVNLLSGGDPLRVVSEAAVLGVENPSAFTYCADGGRGLVLGMVEYFAPPFEADACVTRLLERPAPAQRLLVVSDAVDVTTELRSILTRLGCATSVAFDVRQALDLLPMVRPDVILLDLNLPKGEALRVASRVRADTAYTNVSFALMWHKAIEAATFRQHAGRTTRDSALSAEDLRRAMARELSPGGSAFVPRR
- a CDS encoding HAD family hydrolase: MTERLNGLRAILFDFGGTLDGPGVPWVERFAAAYHAAGLTVAPERLHEAVGFATRQAYHCPEAPSFDLRATVEFHVHCQFAYLQLGNAGAAEAIIERFVAQTAAALAHSRGLLARWQRRFTLGVVSNFYGNVARLLAEAGIVPLLAVMIDSTVAGVSKPDPRIFTLALDQLGLSAAAALYVGDSLQQDILPARAAGMRTAWLRGSQAVPEQLPADLCLDTLGELEQVLGA
- a CDS encoding NTP transferase domain-containing protein — protein: MKAGIIAAGQGERLARAGVHGPKPLVRVGGLPLIAHTLNGIRAAGIAEVACIINEDSAAVAAYCHAQAPDLSFTFVHRSTPSSMESLFALAPHLDGESFLLLTVDAIIAPAAVGAFARAAAERADADGVLALNDFVDDEKPLRVRCDNNGRITAIGAAAADSPLITAGFYTLRPAIFAEIEAARAAGLSALRQFLGHLIARGYRLYGQPVPKCVDVDRAEDIVTAEAFIRSGYTA
- a CDS encoding CoA transferase, whose product is MSQLPLAGLRILAFTQLGAGPYAMTVLADLGAEIIKVEDPTSGGDEARTVPPHAEGGDGLYFQSLNRNARSLTLNLRTAAGRALLHRLVQVCDAVYSNPRGDLPAKLGLDYDSLKQVNPKIVCCALSGFGKTGPMRADPGYDYLLQAMAGFMSLTGDPGTAPAKCAVSIVDFSGGLMSAVGMLIGLLRARATGIGCDVDVSLLDTAVSLLNYLAVWVLNTDLRLERLPDSAHQTMVPSQSFATRDGYLVIMCMKEKFWTRLAERLGLGHLLDDPRFRTFADRLAHRGELVAILKDVMRGKTNAEWLALLRGHVPCAAVATIEEALQNEQVLAREMVVAYEHPRFGNIREVGCPIKIDDIRPRYGPASPLGADTEDLLESLLGLSTGEISALRAAGAI
- a CDS encoding Gfo/Idh/MocA family oxidoreductase gives rise to the protein MSTALRGAIVGFGNVAECGHLPAWQARAARGQMQIVAVAEPAAQRRQQARKLLPAALVGAEVQQILRDPTLDFVDIAAPPALHTDLIVAAANAGLHILCEKPLAVSAADYRRQHAAVERAGVTLFTVHNWKYSEPFRRVRALLDTGAIGPLATITFETTRDGCARTVGSNWRTHGAVAGGGILVDHGWHAFYLMLGLANERPRAIRAQLARRRYLTADVEDSALCTIEFPSLTGRLELTWAGRERRTRWQLQGRDGRIEVTDDRVSLHRRGRQESFTCAQSLSAGSHHPEWFAAVIDAFHREITDPAVRGENLAEAEQCVQLLSLAYASHADDARTQPLPATAN
- the hrpB gene encoding ATP-dependent helicase HrpB translates to MQPLPIDPLLPDIVAALAGGRRLVLRAPPGAGKTTRVPAALLDAGLAGDKTVVVLEPRRIAARAAAEFVAAERGGKVGGVVGYRVRFESRGGAATRLWFVTEGVLGRQLLSDPFLEAVGIVVLDEFHERHLQGDVALAVIRELQDSVRPDLKLAVMSATLETERLAAYLGGCPVLTSQGKAHPVEIEYAEAIDDRPLPGRVATALRRVLDQPNEGGDCLVFLPGAAEIRRTGEAIAPIATAHQVDVVPLHGDLPLAAQQRAIQRGPRRKVVLSTNVAETALTIEGVTTVIDSGLARVARFDSRHGLNVLRVAPISRAAADQRAGRAGRVRPGRCLRLWTVAEHNGRRAYETPEVLRLELSGTLLELRAWGATDVQGFGWLDPPGAPALQRAAQLLVQLGAIDTASGKLTDIGRRVLALSVPPRLGRMLVEAEQRGCREAGALLAALASERDICLEQRAFGAGASRAATSGQSDLLERMELFAHAAKAGFEANACRARGLEARSLRAVERARRQLSGTSRAPDVAGMTTRTTAEALMRCTLAGFPDRVVRRRAPGSPRGVMTGGTGVVLADSSVVREAELFVAVEVEAGAQRRLSEARVRIAGAIERAWLEEMFPQSFTRTSELVFDPERERVIERVRQCYHDLVLDEQLRFDVDRSRAGVVLASVARGDPARAAVPSAAVWQLLARIDFLRRWLPELGWPADTGALLAEAVAALCLGRCSFSEVRSADLLGALRALLSHQQRAALEREAPAEYRLPAGRCAAVHYDATKPPAVAARIQELFGLTSTPRLAGGRVPLVIELLAPNQRPVQITDDLASFWRTTYPEVRKQLRGRYPKHAWPDDPLSAPPTSRAVRRRH
- a CDS encoding aspartate aminotransferase family protein; protein product: MPGQKSRALYASEQEFLAPGLQRIAQLSELTVAEGRGCTLIDVDGNEYLDFFAGVAVASLGHSHPRFVAALTRQLKRLAVGSFTSEPRLRLMKLLAELAPGALKRTQLYSGGAEAVEAAIRLAKAYTKKHEVVGFWGGFHGKTGGVIGLIGDEWKQKWGPLPGGTHQVPYADCYRCPFKLGYPDCGLFCLDFMRQSLKTTTAGMIAAIIVEPIQGTAGNVVPPPEFLTGVQEIAREHEALLICDEMITGFGRTGAVFGCQHSGIEPDVMTIGKGFGNGFPVTGLISSDEITAAQPFAKPSSSSSSYGGNPLAAAAALSTVETILEEQLIDNAARVGAVLLDELRGLQEKYEFIGDVRGAGLLIGMDLVKNRTTKEPLSRAVSEEIFLGALRRGLLLMGYFSRVRINPPLILSETEARDGVAILDEVFAEVARSGRYRQ
- the bamD gene encoding outer membrane protein assembly factor BamD; this translates as MKWHAPLAVALIAATALMGCGAKKRLSADEYFSKATKDFEDGSYQLAIEQYREMLDQYPFTEHGEEAELKIAHGHYLGGNLAEALAAFTDFQRRHPTSPQLAFVGYVLGQCYKQQMGTIDRDQTASQNAHNYFATVAQQYPSSPFAQLAREQLADCRARLAGHELYIADFYAQRDNRRAAEMRLLALVSRYNDTDISADALSQLARIYRKQNDSERALLADAALAQRFPHSKPASGARRRIARSGKQEVLNGDDPMPRLLAGLPRTTADPLAAPVLVPGIEPPRERPVPSAVPALAPPAPLAGSPY